The following coding sequences lie in one Candidatus Nitrospira allomarina genomic window:
- a CDS encoding DGQHR domain-containing protein, producing the protein MSREKKSFGSVSLVRQGGHKFYSLTIPSDVIAQTTFVINREEDPIEGFQRELDKKRAAEIAVYIDSGLGTVPSSIVLSAQADAALEYNSSKKSLSFNPIPKAFLIIDGQHRVYGFKLAKTALRIPVIIYDGLTKRDESRLFIDINSTQKGVRPELLLDIKKLAEYESDEEQYLRDLFDIFNKDNKSVLLGRLSAAKKRKGHYTRNTFNSAFKPLIKNFGGRPVEEVYEIFNNYLYAFREAVLRPKKLTDYLFSLNVFKSACSFFPTIAERVKDKCGAIYSVDNFKDILEPLENRIKANKITETGNAYKPLLEHLEESLKKDFTL; encoded by the coding sequence ATGAGCAGAGAAAAGAAAAGTTTTGGTAGTGTCAGCTTAGTCCGTCAGGGTGGGCACAAGTTTTATTCTCTTACAATCCCAAGTGATGTTATCGCACAAACAACTTTTGTTATCAATCGTGAAGAAGATCCGATTGAAGGGTTTCAAAGGGAACTGGACAAAAAGAGAGCGGCAGAGATTGCAGTTTATATAGACTCGGGGTTGGGAACGGTCCCTTCGTCAATTGTCCTCTCAGCCCAAGCCGATGCTGCTTTAGAATATAATTCAAGCAAAAAATCACTTAGTTTTAATCCAATACCCAAAGCATTTTTAATCATTGATGGCCAGCATCGAGTTTATGGATTTAAACTGGCTAAAACCGCATTGCGAATACCGGTTATAATTTATGACGGCCTAACCAAAAGAGATGAAAGTCGGTTATTTATTGACATTAATTCTACCCAAAAAGGGGTAAGGCCAGAACTCTTGCTCGATATTAAAAAACTAGCTGAATATGAATCCGATGAAGAACAGTATCTTCGTGATTTATTCGATATCTTTAATAAGGACAATAAAAGTGTTCTTCTGGGAAGATTGTCGGCCGCGAAGAAAAGGAAAGGTCATTACACTCGGAACACTTTTAATTCTGCATTTAAGCCTCTTATTAAAAATTTTGGTGGGCGGCCCGTAGAAGAGGTTTATGAGATATTTAATAATTATTTATATGCATTTCGCGAAGCCGTATTAAGACCAAAAAAATTAACCGATTATCTTTTTTCTTTAAATGTATTCAAATCTGCTTGTTCTTTCTTTCCAACCATTGCGGAGCGAGTAAAAGATAAATGCGGGGCTATTTATTCGGTGGACAATTTCAAGGATATTCTCGAACCACTTGAGAACAGAATTAAAGCCAACAAAATTACTGAGACAGGAAACGCCTATAAGCCCTTACTAGAACACTTAGAGGAATCCTTGAAAAAGGACTTTACACTTTAA
- a CDS encoding type II toxin-antitoxin system VapB family antitoxin → MPTNFALDDKLVQEVQRLGGHSTKRAAVNAALREYVTRRKQKNVLEIFGTLEWDPKYDYKTARKRK, encoded by the coding sequence ATGCCAACAAATTTTGCACTTGATGATAAACTTGTTCAAGAAGTGCAACGTCTAGGAGGGCATTCCACTAAACGAGCTGCTGTCAATGCAGCACTCCGAGAATATGTCACCCGCCGGAAGCAGAAAAACGTCCTTGAGATATTCGGAACCCTGGAATGGGACCCCAAATATGATTACAAGACGGCACGAAAACGGAAATGA
- the vapC gene encoding type II toxin-antitoxin system VapC family toxin: MTVLVDTSVWSLALREDDPADHPAVKKLQSFLLDTQNIVLIGIILQEILQGFKHEGTFTKVTTYLDAFPLLSLNRSDFVAAAKLRRQAAAQGLTLSTPDCQIAAAAIQHDCTLLTTDKDFSNLAQLVPLQLV; the protein is encoded by the coding sequence ATGACTGTCTTAGTCGATACGTCCGTATGGTCTCTCGCCCTTCGGGAAGATGACCCGGCAGACCACCCCGCAGTCAAAAAATTACAAAGCTTCCTGTTAGACACACAAAACATTGTCCTTATTGGGATTATTTTGCAGGAAATTCTCCAAGGCTTTAAACATGAAGGGACCTTTACAAAAGTTACCACCTATCTGGATGCCTTTCCCCTGCTCTCCTTAAACCGTAGTGACTTTGTTGCGGCAGCCAAACTTCGCCGCCAGGCCGCAGCACAAGGGTTGACCCTCTCCACCCCTGATTGCCAAATCGCCGCAGCCGCCATCCAACACGACTGCACCCTCTTAACCACCGACAAAGATTTTTCGAATCTTGCTCAATTGGTGCCCCTGCAATTGGTCTAG
- a CDS encoding alkene reductase has translation MTQLLLLTPFQLGDLHLKNRVILAPMTRARAGKARLANALMAEYYRQRSSAGLLITEATTISSQANGWNESPGMYTVKMRDAWKQVTDAVHAEGTPIFLQLWHMGRASHSSFHDSELPVAPSAIMLNGDGIHTPLGKQAYEVPRALSTEEIALVVADYQRAARYAKEAGFDGVEIHGANGYLIDQFLQSRTNVRTDRYGGSIESRYRFLKEIVTAVCAVWPSQRVGVRLSPNGNFNDMGSPDFREQFTYAAAQLDACNLGYLHIVDGLGFGFHELGPPMTLREFRSVYHGTLMGNCGYDKSLADSVIREGHADLIAFGRPYISNPDLVERFRRNAELNEPADMQHWYLPLGAKGYTDYPRLSE, from the coding sequence ATGACTCAACTTCTTTTGCTGACCCCATTCCAATTAGGTGACCTGCACCTGAAGAATCGGGTCATCCTGGCGCCGATGACCAGGGCACGAGCCGGAAAAGCACGATTGGCGAATGCCTTAATGGCTGAATACTACCGACAGCGAAGTTCGGCGGGATTACTAATTACCGAAGCCACCACCATTTCCTCCCAAGCGAATGGCTGGAATGAATCCCCCGGCATGTACACGGTGAAGATGCGGGACGCGTGGAAACAGGTGACCGACGCTGTCCATGCCGAAGGAACTCCTATCTTTTTACAATTGTGGCATATGGGACGGGCTTCACACAGCAGTTTTCATGATAGTGAGCTTCCGGTGGCCCCTTCCGCGATTATGCTTAACGGCGATGGGATTCATACCCCTCTAGGGAAGCAAGCCTATGAGGTTCCGCGGGCGCTGTCTACTGAGGAGATTGCCCTCGTGGTTGCCGACTACCAAAGAGCCGCCCGCTATGCGAAAGAGGCGGGGTTCGATGGCGTGGAGATTCATGGAGCCAACGGGTACTTGATCGATCAGTTTTTGCAATCACGGACCAATGTGCGTACCGACCGGTATGGCGGGAGCATTGAATCCCGCTATCGGTTTTTGAAGGAAATTGTCACAGCGGTTTGCGCTGTCTGGCCTTCACAGCGCGTGGGGGTGAGACTCTCTCCCAATGGCAATTTTAACGATATGGGATCACCGGATTTCCGCGAACAGTTCACCTATGCAGCCGCTCAGTTAGATGCCTGCAATCTGGGCTACCTGCATATCGTGGACGGCCTGGGCTTCGGCTTCCATGAACTAGGGCCTCCAATGACCTTGCGTGAATTTCGTTCTGTCTATCATGGCACCTTAATGGGCAATTGCGGATACGACAAGTCATTGGCCGACAGTGTGATTAGAGAGGGTCACGCCGATTTAATCGCGTTTGGCCGCCCGTATATCAGCAACCCTGACCTGGTGGAGCGCTTTAGGCGCAATGCTGAGCTGAACGAGCCCGCTGATATGCAACATTGGTATTTGCCCCTGGGCGCGAAAGGTTATACAGACTATCCCAGGCTATCAGAATAA
- a CDS encoding Mut7-C RNAse domain-containing protein has translation MTQAHIPKQKFFVDAMLGKLARWLRILGYDTAYERNMADKAIVDRVLNEHRWLLTRDRFLVQRKAVRGRFTLIRSDFVTDQLRQIRTELGIRLAIDEETVCRCVACNHILENIPPAQAGPEVPPFVAKHHTHFTGCPNCGQLYWAGTHWGHLQQQLKLLSQAATNQVPDQ, from the coding sequence ATGACTCAAGCTCATATCCCGAAACAGAAATTTTTTGTTGATGCCATGCTTGGCAAGCTGGCCCGATGGCTTCGTATCCTTGGGTATGATACCGCGTATGAGCGGAACATGGCCGACAAAGCGATCGTCGATCGAGTCTTGAATGAACATCGATGGCTTTTAACCCGGGATCGATTTCTGGTCCAACGGAAAGCCGTTCGAGGCCGTTTTACGCTTATTCGCAGCGACTTCGTGACCGACCAATTACGGCAGATCCGAACGGAACTTGGGATCAGGCTCGCGATTGACGAGGAGACGGTGTGTCGCTGCGTTGCCTGCAACCACATTCTGGAGAACATCCCACCTGCTCAAGCCGGTCCAGAAGTGCCTCCTTTTGTCGCCAAACATCACACGCACTTTACCGGTTGCCCAAATTGTGGCCAACTCTACTGGGCGGGTACGCATTGGGGTCATCTTCAACAGCAGCTGAAGCTGCTGAGTCAGGCGGCAACCAATCAAGTCCCCGATCAATAG
- a CDS encoding 4-phosphoerythronate dehydrogenase, with protein MKKSINMVAGENIPYIHEAFASLGNLTLLPGRSIKSSDLHNTNILLIRSITRVDHTLLEGTPVEFVGSASAGVDHIDEAYLKARNIGFTSAAGSNANSVAEYVLASLLFLGKQQGFSLKGKTIGIIGVGNIGKLVKHKVEALGMLPVLHDPPLAETGQVEHRSLAETLSCDVVTLHTPLTTDGPYPTYHMLNEQTLKWLNPSAIFINAARGEVVETHALLNAITENRIGPTIIDVWEEEPAINWDLFQAVTIGTPHIAGHSLDGKANGTFMIYAALCKHLGISPTWNPIKVLPTPTVPSLTIDYHEQSDEELIQEMVSTIYDLEADYHRMQQLLTMPQKERPRRFDELRKNYPVRREFHRTNVTLPKNQERLQHLLAEIGFLEFSEEA; from the coding sequence ATGAAAAAATCGATCAACATGGTAGCCGGAGAAAATATCCCCTATATCCACGAGGCGTTTGCCAGCTTGGGAAATCTGACTCTTCTGCCCGGGCGATCCATCAAATCAAGCGATTTGCACAATACGAATATTCTCCTCATTCGATCGATCACGAGGGTTGATCACACCTTATTGGAAGGGACTCCTGTCGAATTTGTCGGATCGGCCTCCGCAGGAGTGGACCACATCGATGAAGCCTATCTCAAAGCCCGAAATATCGGCTTTACCTCAGCGGCCGGATCGAATGCCAATTCGGTGGCCGAATATGTCCTGGCGTCCTTATTATTCCTGGGCAAGCAACAGGGGTTTTCACTCAAAGGGAAAACCATTGGCATTATCGGCGTCGGGAATATCGGCAAACTGGTCAAGCATAAAGTGGAAGCGCTTGGGATGCTCCCGGTCCTCCATGATCCTCCCCTGGCAGAAACGGGCCAAGTGGAGCACCGGTCGTTAGCCGAAACGCTCAGTTGTGACGTGGTGACGCTCCATACGCCCTTGACCACCGACGGCCCCTACCCGACCTATCACATGCTCAATGAGCAGACACTCAAATGGCTGAATCCATCCGCGATCTTCATCAATGCCGCGCGTGGGGAAGTCGTGGAGACCCATGCGCTGCTGAACGCCATCACCGAAAATCGTATCGGCCCGACCATCATCGACGTGTGGGAAGAGGAACCCGCCATTAACTGGGACCTCTTTCAAGCCGTCACGATCGGCACACCCCATATTGCCGGCCACTCCCTCGATGGCAAAGCCAATGGCACCTTCATGATCTACGCAGCCTTGTGCAAACATCTGGGCATCTCCCCCACATGGAACCCGATTAAGGTACTGCCCACACCAACCGTCCCCTCTTTAACCATCGACTATCACGAGCAATCTGATGAAGAGTTGATTCAAGAAATGGTCAGCACAATCTATGACCTGGAGGCCGATTATCATCGCATGCAACAACTGCTTACGATGCCTCAGAAAGAACGGCCTCGTCGCTTTGACGAACTTCGCAAAAACTATCCCGTCCGCCGGGAATTCCACCGAACCAACGTCACCCTCCCCAAAAACCAGGAAAGGCTTCAGCACCTGCTTGCAGAAATTGGGTTTTTGGAATTCAGCGAGGAAGCATGA
- a CDS encoding carboxypeptidase regulatory-like domain-containing protein has product MKFISYVLTLGLNIVLIAPAFSYEEITVSNGGTITGKVTLAGKEPPALAYSLITNPDTDFCGRISTGTGWRLVDEFQVAPDGGLQNTVVFLEGISQGKPFPQTDAAKVTVEDCLFTPWVSVVQNEQPLHIVNMDPIIHDVQIYETAPFGSKVMLHRPLRLNPFHPKNRIKDHQHNPGEAMLDTVEFSQGRRILYLECGFHTYMQSWGVAVDNPYYAITDAEGNFTLPDVPEGVYSLLAWHPGMGGFIKMDVVILANETLKTRMEFQNPIDRRMAHNTMFSNYRFGTEVLEKEGAVYDVQATHETQDILSDQHGKTANTHSAH; this is encoded by the coding sequence ATGAAATTCATCTCGTATGTTCTCACGTTAGGTCTCAACATTGTCCTGATCGCTCCCGCATTTAGCTATGAGGAAATCACGGTCTCCAATGGAGGCACCATTACCGGAAAGGTGACCTTAGCGGGGAAAGAACCCCCGGCATTGGCGTACAGTCTGATTACCAATCCCGATACGGACTTTTGCGGGCGTATTTCCACCGGAACAGGATGGCGTCTCGTCGATGAATTTCAAGTGGCGCCGGATGGTGGTCTCCAGAATACCGTCGTCTTTTTGGAGGGAATTTCTCAAGGCAAGCCTTTTCCCCAAACAGATGCAGCCAAAGTGACGGTGGAGGATTGCCTCTTTACGCCCTGGGTCTCGGTTGTACAAAACGAACAACCGCTCCACATCGTCAACATGGATCCCATTATTCATGATGTGCAAATTTATGAAACGGCACCATTCGGCTCAAAAGTCATGCTTCATCGCCCACTCCGGCTCAATCCGTTCCATCCCAAGAACAGAATCAAGGATCATCAACACAACCCCGGAGAGGCGATGCTCGACACGGTTGAATTCTCCCAGGGCCGCAGAATCCTCTACTTGGAATGCGGATTTCACACCTACATGCAAAGCTGGGGAGTTGCGGTAGACAACCCGTATTACGCCATTACCGATGCTGAAGGAAATTTCACACTCCCAGATGTCCCCGAAGGCGTCTACTCGCTCTTGGCCTGGCATCCGGGCATGGGAGGATTTATTAAAATGGATGTGGTGATCTTAGCCAACGAAACATTGAAGACCAGGATGGAATTCCAGAATCCGATCGACCGGCGCATGGCTCATAATACGATGTTCTCTAATTATCGGTTTGGCACCGAGGTCCTGGAAAAGGAAGGTGCGGTTTATGATGTTCAAGCGACCCATGAGACGCAAGACATCCTCAGCGACCAGCATGGAAAGACCGCCAATACCCATTCAGCGCATTGA
- a CDS encoding sugar phosphate nucleotidyltransferase, translating into MAVQTLPSSVWSIVLAGGEGERIRPSIQQWLGYPVPKQYCTFVGTRSMLQHTWDRADQIGQPRKKVTVVGRTHQQRLEHHCTRQDEGTLIFQPRNCDTAPGVFLPLTYVKAWDPHAVVVLLPADHFICPEDRFVSAVRRAVRAVEFLSDRMILMGVRPSHLELDYGWISVGGVLGWSGGTSIRRIQSFVEKPAALDGKRMMSEGALWNTLVLVTKVETLWKSGWLCFPDMMDRFEGLRRQIGTPAEGSTLQAMYQDMPTRNFSRDVLQPLAGQLGVMELNDVTWSDWGRPERIVETLRSIGKKPAFPMEAFMGAGASFNTQIPQDMGYPYLSC; encoded by the coding sequence ATGGCTGTTCAGACCCTACCGTCCTCCGTGTGGTCCATCGTGTTGGCAGGTGGTGAAGGCGAACGGATTCGCCCCTCAATCCAGCAGTGGCTCGGGTACCCGGTTCCGAAACAATACTGCACCTTTGTCGGTACCCGTTCTATGTTGCAACATACGTGGGACCGGGCCGACCAAATCGGGCAGCCCAGGAAAAAAGTGACGGTTGTTGGTCGAACACATCAGCAGAGGTTGGAACATCATTGCACGAGGCAAGATGAAGGCACGCTGATCTTTCAGCCGCGAAATTGTGACACGGCCCCGGGAGTGTTTCTTCCTCTTACTTACGTGAAAGCCTGGGATCCTCACGCGGTCGTGGTCCTTTTACCCGCCGATCATTTTATCTGTCCCGAAGATCGCTTTGTGTCGGCAGTGCGTCGGGCTGTGCGAGCAGTAGAATTTTTATCTGATCGAATGATTCTCATGGGCGTTCGTCCGTCTCATCTGGAGCTTGATTATGGATGGATATCCGTCGGAGGAGTGCTCGGGTGGAGTGGAGGGACGTCTATTCGTCGCATCCAATCATTTGTAGAAAAGCCGGCGGCTCTTGATGGCAAGCGAATGATGTCAGAGGGAGCGTTGTGGAACACCCTGGTACTGGTGACCAAAGTCGAGACGCTGTGGAAATCCGGATGGTTGTGCTTTCCTGATATGATGGATCGTTTTGAAGGGCTACGAAGGCAGATCGGGACTCCGGCCGAAGGTTCGACCCTCCAGGCTATGTATCAGGATATGCCTACACGAAATTTTTCCCGTGATGTCTTGCAACCTCTTGCCGGTCAATTAGGTGTCATGGAGCTTAATGATGTCACGTGGAGCGATTGGGGCCGGCCGGAACGAATTGTGGAGACTCTGCGATCAATAGGGAAAAAGCCTGCCTTTCCAATGGAGGCCTTTATGGGAGCGGGTGCGTCATTCAATACCCAAATTCCACAGGACATGGGTTATCCCTATCTGAGCTGCTGA
- a CDS encoding PH domain-containing protein: MSEPGDPERIIWKGYPSWGHFTWLYFFSLWTGLRGFLLLRMGFPGWEMWFVGAGILLSLVVVLRYWAKYLLTSKRVVLKNGYSGKDMASVEFGMFKSVEVMQGPIARMLGIGTLVIHSENSGRSVRFRGIKDPEVIETKLRALLPPSSPVLTHNPA, translated from the coding sequence ATGAGTGAGCCAGGAGATCCCGAACGGATTATCTGGAAAGGGTATCCCTCGTGGGGGCATTTTACTTGGCTCTATTTTTTTAGCCTATGGACAGGACTCCGAGGTTTTTTACTTCTACGTATGGGGTTTCCCGGCTGGGAGATGTGGTTTGTCGGGGCAGGGATATTATTGAGTTTGGTGGTGGTACTTCGATATTGGGCCAAATATCTGCTCACGTCCAAGCGAGTGGTACTGAAGAATGGGTATTCGGGAAAAGATATGGCGAGCGTGGAGTTCGGGATGTTCAAGTCTGTCGAAGTCATGCAGGGACCAATAGCCAGAATGTTGGGAATCGGTACTCTTGTTATTCACTCCGAGAATTCAGGCCGGAGTGTTCGGTTCCGTGGCATCAAGGATCCTGAGGTCATTGAAACAAAATTACGGGCGCTCCTTCCTCCATCTTCTCCTGTGTTGACTCACAACCCCGCCTGA
- a CDS encoding response regulator produces the protein MSSDTTPVKHRGQSCTILVVDDDEAMRTLLVDALQEKGCRVIESENGTDALNVLKAVVPNVIVTDLKMPDGGFPYLRRLQEGAPDCPIVVMTAYGDSQSKAKALDCGVKGYFEKPLRISDLKAWICQMCLVNPCGNLPFY, from the coding sequence ATGTCCTCAGATACCACACCGGTAAAACATCGCGGCCAATCCTGTACCATTCTGGTCGTTGATGATGATGAAGCAATGCGGACACTCCTTGTGGACGCCCTTCAAGAAAAAGGGTGTCGAGTGATCGAGTCAGAGAATGGGACAGATGCCTTGAATGTCCTAAAGGCCGTGGTGCCGAATGTGATTGTGACGGACTTGAAAATGCCGGATGGCGGATTTCCCTATTTGCGGCGCCTCCAGGAAGGAGCTCCGGATTGTCCGATTGTCGTCATGACGGCGTATGGAGACAGTCAGTCCAAGGCGAAAGCGTTAGATTGTGGAGTCAAAGGATATTTCGAAAAGCCTCTTCGTATTTCTGATTTGAAGGCATGGATTTGTCAAATGTGTTTGGTGAATCCCTGCGGGAACCTTCCGTTTTATTGA
- a CDS encoding sigma-54 interaction domain-containing protein encodes MAGSFVHQDSDSDVSWSARIEGLKFLAQQVDEPVVIFNPRKELVYANPSANKIAKDCPLILSSSLSSSDSLPSNQTPCDPCHAMELFRSDRQVQDTFPCPSHSVVTTPGCPLPRAVPLRSGTGMTHVAILMGARGSESIMMVPQDEDSSDPPAMSGDSLTEALPPTIIGGSDPIQQLVEMVRLIAASEATVLIQGESGTGKELVAKTIHALSRRRLRPFIVVECSALPETLLESELFGHVRGSFTGAVADRKGLFEEAEGGTIFLDEITDTTPAFQARLLRVLQEGEIKPVGSNGSVKVNVRVISAGNKPLDHLVATKLFRADLYYRLAVLPLTVPPLRERREDILLLVEYFLDQCARKHGRGPMQVSPDAQTALLHHSWPGNVRELENLIERVVVTCPHSTLEVKDFFADHPLQPDKRDLSSIGKIARQEAERSRILQALRDVKGDKTRAARALNISRSSLYNKLRDYHIS; translated from the coding sequence ATGGCCGGATCGTTCGTGCATCAGGATTCTGATTCCGACGTGTCTTGGAGTGCGCGGATTGAAGGATTAAAGTTTCTGGCGCAGCAGGTGGATGAGCCGGTTGTGATTTTCAATCCTCGGAAGGAATTGGTGTATGCCAATCCCTCAGCCAATAAAATAGCGAAAGATTGTCCATTAATCCTTTCATCATCCCTTTCTTCTTCCGATTCACTGCCTTCCAATCAGACACCTTGTGACCCTTGTCACGCAATGGAACTGTTTCGGTCTGACAGGCAAGTTCAGGATACATTTCCCTGTCCTTCCCATTCGGTTGTTACCACGCCAGGATGTCCGTTGCCACGTGCGGTGCCATTGAGAAGCGGGACCGGTATGACCCATGTTGCGATATTGATGGGGGCTCGGGGGAGTGAGAGTATTATGATGGTTCCACAGGACGAGGATTCATCTGACCCGCCTGCAATGTCTGGGGATTCCTTGACGGAGGCCCTCCCTCCCACGATCATCGGAGGCAGTGACCCGATTCAACAATTGGTGGAAATGGTTCGATTGATCGCCGCGAGTGAGGCAACGGTGCTCATTCAAGGGGAAAGTGGAACCGGGAAAGAATTAGTGGCGAAGACCATTCATGCCTTGAGTCGCCGACGCCTCAGGCCTTTTATAGTGGTGGAATGCAGTGCATTGCCCGAAACCTTGCTGGAAAGCGAATTATTCGGTCATGTACGGGGATCCTTTACCGGAGCGGTCGCTGATCGCAAAGGCTTGTTTGAAGAAGCCGAAGGTGGCACAATTTTTTTGGATGAAATTACTGATACCACTCCTGCATTTCAAGCCCGCTTACTTCGCGTTTTGCAGGAAGGCGAAATCAAGCCCGTGGGGAGCAATGGATCCGTCAAAGTGAATGTGAGGGTCATCTCGGCCGGGAATAAACCTCTGGACCATCTTGTGGCAACCAAGCTGTTTCGTGCAGATTTATATTATAGGCTCGCCGTCCTCCCGTTAACCGTCCCGCCATTGAGGGAGCGAAGAGAAGATATCCTACTGTTGGTGGAGTATTTTCTGGATCAATGCGCCAGAAAGCACGGGCGTGGTCCGATGCAGGTCAGCCCCGATGCCCAAACGGCTTTATTACACCATTCGTGGCCTGGGAATGTCCGGGAATTAGAAAACTTGATTGAACGGGTGGTGGTCACATGCCCGCATTCCACACTTGAAGTGAAAGATTTTTTTGCCGATCATCCCTTGCAACCCGATAAACGCGATTTGAGTTCGATCGGGAAAATCGCTCGCCAGGAAGCGGAACGGTCAAGAATCCTCCAAGCCCTCAGGGATGTGAAGGGAGATAAGACCCGCGCTGCGCGGGCCTTGAATATCAGTCGATCCAGCCTCTACAACAAGCTGCGGGACTATCATATTTCCTAA